A section of the Babesia microti strain RI chromosome I, complete genome genome encodes:
- a CDS encoding deoxyhypusine synthase (overlaps_old_locusTagID:BBM_I02065) has protein sequence MDGARSSVLAESDPTDSIPVHGLDYESNITIESLLKGFKFGGFQSTHLGLSAEIIDCMLRTRQQCELETGTEFENKGYKIFISFTSNMISSGIREALVYLAKHRLIDVLVTTAGGVEEDIIKCLGNTVLGSFSMKGSELRDKGWNRIGNLIVPNENYCLFEKWIQPLLDELWQIQNKTGKIWTPSEMIDFFGNKINDPTSLAYWCHTNKIPIFCPGLTDGSLGDNIFFHSYAKSENPLIVDIAADIRKINDIAIHAKHTGIIVLGGGLPKHHICNANLMRNGADHAVYISTAQEYDGSDSGAQPDEAVSWGKIKSNANPIKVHGDATIIFPLLVAGVFKKFVKNSL, from the coding sequence ATGGATGGGGCTAGATCCTCCGTCCTCGCCGAATCCGATCCCACGGATTCTATACCAGTACATGGTTTAGATTATGAATCAAACATCACTATCGAATCTTTACTCAAAGGTTTCAAATTTGGTGGATTCCAATCCACGCATCTGGGTTTATCAGCCgaaataattgattgtatGCTTAGAACGCGGCAACAATGTGAATTAGAAACTGGCACGGAGTTTGAAAATAAGGGATATAAGATATTCATAAGCTTCACTAGTAACATGATCTCTTCTGGAATCAGAGAAGCTTTGGTTTACTTGGCCAAACATAGGCTAATAGATGTACTAGTAACCACAGCTGGAGGAGTGGAAGAAGATATTATCAAATGCCTTGGAAACACTGTACTGGGAAGTTTTAGTATGAAAGGCAGTGAACTTAGAGATAAGGGATGGAATCGCATAGGCAATTTGATTGTTCCCAACGAAAATTACTGCCTTTTTGAAAAATGGATTCAGCCACTACTGGACGAATTGTGGCAAATCCAAAATAAAACTGGTAAAATTTGGACACCATCAGAAATGATTGACTTTTTTGGTaacaaaataaatgatcCAACATCTCTGGCGTATTGGTGTCACACTAACAAAATCCCAATTTTTTGTCCAGGCCTAACTGATGGGTCTTTGGGTGACAACATTTTCTTCCATAGCTATGCAAAATCTGAAAATCCACTAATAGTGGACATTGCTGCAGACATACGTAAAATCAATGATATTGCGATACACGCGAAACACACGGGCATAATCGTTTTGGGCGGTGGTCTGCCTAAACATCACATTTGCAATGCCAATTTGATGCGGAATGGAGCAGATCATGCTGTATACATTTCAACTGCCCAAGAATATGATGGTAGCGATTCCGGAGCACAGCCTGATGAAGCTGTTAGTTGGGGAAAGATCAAATCCAATGCAAATCCAATTAAGGTACATGGAGATGCTACTATTATCTTCCCATTACTAGTGGCTGGAGTATTTAAGAagtttgtcaaaaataGCTTGTAG
- a CDS encoding glycylpeptide N-tetradecanoyltransferase (overlaps_old_locusTagID:BBM_I02050;~overlaps_old_locusTagID:BBM_I02055): protein MEMSSSNGDDRPVSELNDSINDLMLKLSLQSGEPKGSTEFANSADKLSRKGLKTLSEGNIAKLFGNTNHKFWNTQPVTQPDQKLTENDFGPISDIDTVDKVRSDPYPLPSGFKWVVCDIHQESDRLQIYELLRDHYVEDMEKLFRFNYSQEFIKWAIAPKGYIKDWHIGVKIESTDKLIGFISAIPCKLSLSGTLINAAEVNFLCVHKKLRSKRLAPVLIKEITRRVNLKAIWQAIYTAGVIIPTPIATCRYWHRPLDIRKLVQVGFSGLGNRMTMSMAIRIYKLPEEVPKYFRPMQKKDVPQIHKLLCNYLQKFKIYTVWTQEEISHWFLPQKDVIYAYVKETDGKITDFTSFYNLPSSVIKSDKHKILNIAYSYYHVANTIPFENLINDTLIIAKSMNYDVFNMIDLMDNRKVFEKLKFGQGDGDLHFYLYNWKFPPIKPHEVGIVLM from the exons ATGGAAATGAGCTCTTCTAATGGCGATGATCGCCCTGTGTCTGAACTTAATGATTCTATAAACGATCTCatgttaaaattgtcattACAATCTGGCGAACCAAAAGGTAGTACAGAATTCGCCAATAGTGCGGATAAATTGAGTAGAAAGGGACTTAAAACTCTCTCAGAAGGAAACATagctaaattatttg GAAATACAAATCACAAATTTTGGAACACACAACCAGTTACTCAACCAgatcaaaaattaactgaaaat GATTTTGGACCCATAAGCGACATTGATACTGTAGACAAAGTTAGATCTGATCCATATCCCTTACCTAGCGGCTTCAAATGGGTTGTATGTGATATACATCAGGAATCTGATAGACTGCAGatatatgaattattgaGGGATCATTATGTAGAAGACATGGAGAAGCTATTCCGATTTAATTACTCGCAAGAATTTATCAAATGGGCCATCGCGCCTAAGGGATACATAAAAGATTGGCATATTGGCGTTAAGATCGAATCCACggataaattaattggttTTATATCCGCCATTCCATGCAAATTGTCACTATCTGGAACTTTAATTAATGCGGCTgaagttaattttttatgcgtgcataaaaaattgagaTCCAAGAGATTAGCCCCT GTTTTGATAAAGGAGATTACGAGGAGAGTAAATCTCAAGGCAATTTGGCAAGCTATTTACACGGCAGGTGTGATAATACCCACTCCCATTGCCACTTGTCGATATTGGCATAGGCCACTAGATATTAGGAAACTTGTACAA GTTGGGTTTAGTGGTCTAGGCAATAGGATGACTATGAGCATGGCTATTAGgatatacaaattgccGGAAGAAGTACCC AAATACTTTAGGCCTATGCAAAAAAAAGATGTACCacaaatacataaattgcTTTGCAATTATCtacaaaaattcaaaatttacactGTATGGACACAAGAAGAGATATCCCACTGGTTTTTGCCACAGAAAGATGTAATCTACGCCTACGTTAAGGAAACTGATGGAAAAATTACAGATTTCACCAGTTTTTACAACTTGCCCAGTTCCGTGATAAAGAGTGACAAGCACAAGATTCTCAATATTGCTTATTCATACTACCATGTTGCAAACACTATTCCATTTGAGAATCTCATCAATGATACCCTTATAATAGCAAAGTCAATGAATTATGACGTATTCAATATGATCGATCTGATGGATAATAGAAAAGTATTTGAG AAGTTAAAGTTTGGACAAGGTGATGGAGACCTGCACTTTTATCTATACAATTGGAAGTTTCCACCT ATTAAACCACATGAAGTTGGAATTGTGTTGATGTAA
- a CDS encoding actin II (overlaps_old_locusTagID:BBM_I02060) codes for MEETPAIVLNFGSAAVKAGIAGDESPISCFPNLADENLMHFGHAAKDVLMKRQSKPIFPYTNGIVTNWSAANGIWKHTFNEVLKANSEEHSILLTEPPFHPKFHREKICQIFLESFNVPAFYMGLSSLLSLYGTGRTSGMVLNMGQGISYAVPIIEGCVQLQSISRFDISGIDITKQLFKLSLAKADVVANFGDNFPDYPLFDMIDNIKCRYCFYRDFAKSPEINESPSYTLPDENNISLTDELFEAPEIIFNPHLNNKNCLDLPRTILRAIQLCEPEYRNELYSRIILAGGTSRLRGLVEKLKVQLQNLSLPSVKTIISTAQTKDDGRGNFGSEYTDWVGGSIVATLSTFQQMWVTRDEYNEAGPTVIHRKCI; via the exons ATGGAGGAAACTCCAGCGATCGTATTAAACTTTGGATCAGCTGCAGTAAAAGCAGGAATAGCTGGCGATGAATCGCCAATTTCTTGCTTTCCAAACCTAGCTGATG aaaatcTTATGCATTTTGGACATGCTGCTAAAGATGTCTTGATGAAAAGACAATCCAAACCCATCTTCCCTTACACTAATGGCATCGTAACCAATTG GTCCGCAGCTAATGGCATTTGGAAACACACATTTAATGAAGTACTGAAGGCAAATTCAGAGGAACATTCTATACTGCTAACAGAGCCCCCTTTCCATCCTAAGTTTCATAGAGAGAAAATATGTCAAATCTTTTTGGAATCGTTTAACGTACCTGCGTTTTACATGGGCTTATCTTCCCTACTTTCATTGTATGGTACTGGAAGAACTTCAGGCATGGTATTGAATATGGGCCAGGGAATATCCTATGCCGTGCCTATTATCGAAGGTTGTGTACAATTGCAATCAATTTCCAGATTTGATATTTCCGGGATTGATATCACCAAACAACTATTCAAATTAAGTCTGGCAAAAGCAGATGTAGTTGCTAATTTTGGTGACAATTTCCCTGATTACCCACTATTTGATATGATTGACAATATCAAGTGTAGGTATTGTTTTTATCGCGATTTTGCAAAGTCTCCAGAAATAAATGAATCGCCAAGTTACACCCTTCCTGATGAAAACAATATATCACTTACTGACGAATTGTTCGAAGCACCGGAGATTATTTTCAATCCacatctaaataataaaaactGTCTGGATTTACCTAGGACTATTTTAAGGGCGATACAACTGTGTGAACCGGAATATCGTAATGAACTATATTCCAGAATTATACTTGCTGGGGGTACCAGTAGATTGAGAGGTCTAGTTGAGAAATTGAAAGTACAACTGCAGAACCTATCATTACCTAGTGTTAAGACCATAATTAGCACTGCACAAACCAAGGACGATGGGAGGGGTAATTTTGGCTCGGAATACACAGACTGGGTTGGAGGGTCTATTGTAGCCACTTTATCCACTTTTCAACAGATGTGGGTCACTAGGGATGAATATAATGAGGCTGGTCCTACGGTTATTCATAGGAAATGCATATGA
- a CDS encoding Cell division cycle protein 48 homolog MJ1156 (overlaps_old_locusTagID:BBM_I02055), which translates to MTNDHRITLPFDLHRENCPINYLSIPNSLIKPLSKLLKYPIEANNPNFELTIAVPGKRFVANVLHVDSRHNGLIGSNSLLKSLELEVKKKTEFIFMPISHVKNASEVTFGLVMDKSYCPEWLSSLYCGNLSIYDSPENIIKMTFTGLTMYKHNIFQIYLLGKLCTVTILSTTSNGISNSNDDYPIRIDECTKITFDLPNRANNLCDTPMNSSVYGMDYLLNFLKWHVFIPLSYPEFHKKNNINSAKGVLLWGPPGCGKSFIAKHTYHLHTQGALKNWLKVDKLKEFECIPPEIILTSSTKLISDLPGQSVKNITQLFHTRNKCGKVIFIDEIDGIASKRDTNQNIAALVALLCEMDSCVNSNSDICIIGLTNRPNDLDSAIRRPGRFDSEIHVGVPNSSQRFELLKGLLSEINYNLSDTEIKTLSDQCSAFVAADLKGLINKCLTTKSKQYLQDDITDMIITFDDLLEARKGLSPSGLREIYVEIPYTKWTDIGGYEDVKLLLKQSVEWPCKKKKILDKFAIKPPRGILLYGPPGCSKTMMARAVATSSHMNFISIKGPELFSKWVGESERSIRQIFFIARANSPCVIFFDEIDSIAKSRQSEGVSEVGNRVLSQLLNEMDGINSTGELVVIGATNRPDVLDPALLRPGRFDRLIYVKLPDLQARKHILKINLSKLSLDPSLEIDELVDELSYRTKGYSGAEIEAICRESALRSISQFISSSQVEHEPEDTKVDTQMCSIAIHVTIDDIEYALKNVQCRTKDELLGIYSNFNC; encoded by the exons ATGACTAATGATCACCGTATCACACTCCCTTTTGATTTACATCGAGAAAACTGTCCAATCAACTACTTAAGTATACCTAATTCACTGATTAAACCCCttagtaaattattgaaataCCCGATCGAAGCTAATaatccaaattttgaattaacAATTGCAGTACCTGGAAAGAGATTTGTTGCAAATGTATTGCATGTGGATTCCAGACACAATGGATTAATTGGGAGCAATTCACTACTAAAATCATTGGAATTGGAAGTAAAAAAGAAAACagaattcatttttatgcCAATTTCTCATGTAAAAAATGCTAGTGAAGTAACTTTCGGGTTGGTAATGGACAAAAGTTACTGCCCTGAATGGTTATCTTCATTGTATTGTGGTAATTTGAGTATTTATGACTCACcagaaaatataattaaaatgacATTCACTGGGCTAACTATGTACAAACacaatattttccaaatctATTTACTAGGTAAATTATGTACAGTAACGATACTTTCCACCACATCCAATGGCATAAGTAACTCAAATGACGATTATCCAATTAG AATTGATGAGTGCACAAAAATAACGTTTGATTTGCCAAATCGCGCAAACAATTTGTGCGATACACCTATGAATAGCAGTGTATACGGAATGGATTATTtgctaaattttttgaaatgGCATGTTTTCATACCACTTTCTTATCCGGAATTTCACaagaaaaataatataaactCTGCAAAGGGGGTTCTCCTTTGGGGTCCTCCTGGTTGTGGCAAGTCATTTATCGCAAAACACACATATCATTTGCATACTCAAGGTGCATTGAAAAATTGGTTAAAGgttgataaattgaagGAGTTTGAATGCATTCCCCCGGAAATTATACTTACCTCTTCTACTAAATTGATATCGGATCTTCCTGGGCAATCTGTGAAGAACATAACCCAACTATTCCATACTAGAAATAAATGTGGTAAAGTAATATTCATTGATGAAATAGATGGTATAGCTTCTAAGCGTGATACTAATCAA AATATTGCAGCGCTAGTAGCATTACTATGTGAAATGGACAGTTGTGTCAACTCAAATAgtgatatttgtattatagGCCTAACAAATAGACCCAATGACTTAGATTCGGCAATTAGAAGGCCTGGTCGGTTTGATTCGGAAATACAT GTTGGAGTGCCAAACTCGTCACAACGATTTGAATTACTAAAGGGATTACTGagtgaaataaattataacttGAGTGATACTGAAATTAAAACTTTGAGTGATCAATGCAGCGCTTTTGTGGCAGCGGATTTAAAGGGTTTGATAAACAAATGTTTAACAACAAAGAGTAAACAATATCTGCAAGATGACATAACCGATATGATTATTACTTTTGACGACTTATTAGAAGCTAGAAAGGGATTAAG CCCTTCAGGACTTCGTGAGATTTATGTCGAAATACCATACACCAAATGGACTGATATAGGGGGGTATGAAGatgtcaaattattactTAAACAAAGCGTTGAATGGCCTTGcaaaaaaaaaaaaatactCGATAAATTTGCTATTAAACCGCCTAGAGGGATCTTATTATATGGCCCTCCCGGCTGTTCAAAGACGATGATGGCTAGGGCAGTAGCTACTTCGTCACATATGAATTTCATTTCCATTAAGG GCCCTGAACTATTCTCAAAATGGGTCGGGGAGTCAGAAAGATCAATTCGCCAAATCTTCTTTATAGCAAGGGCAAATTCTCCCTGTGTCATATTCTtcgatgaaattgattcaaTAGCAAAGTCACGACAGTCAGAAGGGGTATCTGag GTTGGTAACCGCGTTTTGAGTCAATTGCTAAATGAAATGGATGGCATTAATTCTACTGGCGAACTAGTAGTCATAGGAGCTACTAACCGCCCTGATGTACTAGATCCAGCGCTTCTAAGACCTGGACGATTTGATAGActtatttatgtaaaacTACCAGACTTGCAAGCTCGCAAGCacatattaaaaattaatctGTCAAAACTCTCACTAGATCCATCACTGGAAATAGATGAATTGGTTGACGAATTATCGTATAGGACCAAAGGATATAGCGGAGCAGAAATTGAAGCTATTTGCAGAGAATCGGCACTGAGATCTATTAGccaatttatatcatcatctCAAGTAGAACATGAACCTGAAGATACAAAAGTGGACACACAAATGTGTAGTATTGCAATACATGTTACAATCgatgatattgaatatgCGTTGAAAAATGTACAGTGTAGAACCAAGGATGAGCTATTAGGTATTTAtagcaattttaattgttgA
- a CDS encoding 1-phosphatidylinositol-3-phosphate 5-kinase (overlaps_old_locusTagID:BBM_I02045): MALNLLDRRADIRRQLFNFDVSDINNESTSARIDDEYESSDLTSYYRKKLYYIIRCFCYTGKLPYYVAKLLYETCVTCGKLVEIDTSRVKIGNLADLQHLDPTLLYNVYAKSHEYEIFICCGTFFMGVLSHVSMNSNFDQPKIVLIKQLTHTSQRGLYRTFTGLKKDEKILETLVHSLQKSHIQVIFTSSSIPIFLSNLLVKANITCVAHILPSELDRLAQVTKSTLYESLIDACEDTIQCQLGKLLILGDQRYRRIIAAECDFRMGLSIFTSTLLVPILEKLLGITFRLFSEELFIKSINGSILPITSLSTIRLDGNNDNCLGSNEFDKNDLSLEFFGTRKLKLCGMQQYTFIDNTNVDFMMPLKTWIKELLLNCTRFGCPFDNSGCNGNLSEHTLIFSNRKHNVEISFVYNYKLLALPDSNFSIYIQRCCYNCSEITPNKPFCSNITLLNFLKTLLHFRIFTHKCKRYSHLTKPNNSLINQSGTLDCENGVFNDLFIGNSKELLFSLIPDDMRSTFPFRISFKLLPFESYQFVPLVSNQCDISVLENNESISKAMPIQEYHEACHQQKKYPYFISKSQPYILEYIGYNIYLLYFRIYPEFNGMAHKLAEAPSLELIYSLHSYITKYISHKQFDKLDFLKNFPCKCNVIEFKPKKSTIHRMMDDNIIDDWIAQTGLHENVHDYIKEIRDKKLVFICELSIQLPVKVSKCGKSDFKNSALRPCVNRGHCINCNWQCFSSWQSLYIYNLMLLVYSLSQEFQVDRFYVNEAMCELYITQIIQCEFALNWNEVEFLAKLSLAKFFSSDKIKISIRKINSTGSSNGGNDLKSPIGYSRVGSKSNLNKAYDILNGLRVEEIVKGVNVIAEPPPETSRSDLGSILAKFFSQDNSDPINISLPVGNISWSGDNKLMLIYSVRSRTNNNISFKVRQTIFCMNTSFDYDIFDTPLIQVCKTTICHGSKKFAIENFFGQQFSQLRSSYGITPNQFIKSICKLERKHSTGGKSGAPLYITHDRKYVIKLLNKHELECFVQNGLKMINYFSSNRNTLLCVPFSCMKINVLSPKTILLNKTIKCIILQNVDLCNEYCAHVYGEKFSFDLKGVGLHRSNIEKISSSNYISGDSSHTNTSDSLNDSQSILGIFDTIGIDATKEFLVKSVKTMGKVKSWETEIYSHRSEEYEDDSRDVVLWDRNFFEYTKGCPLVLEEALPNLIDQIDRDTKLLSELNVVDYSMLLHIYPKTGLLCMSIIDYLRPYTWDKQVETIGKKLANITSGEMPTVLSPPEYMKRFQQQVEKLFTSGISKGGATIKLQFAQILSSQVDKPLNTVNDVQANSLAPTISMDRFVVGNMSLGGKFISPTYNRLSFMDHQTALHYNEFINE, from the exons ATGGCATTAAATCTACTCGACAGAAGGGCGGATATAAGACGCcaattattcaattttgatgtttcggatattaataatgaaaGTACTTCGGCAAGAATTGACGACGAGTATGAATCTAGCGACCTAACCTCAtattatcgcaaaaaactatattacataatcaGATGTTTCTGTTATACTGGCAAATTGCCATACTATGTGGCAAAATTACTATATGAAACATGTGTTACATGTGGTAAATTGGTGGAAATTGACACTAGTCGTGTTAAAATCGGCAACCTAGCCGATTTACAGCATTTAGATCCAACGTTACTCTATAATGTATATGCCAAAAGTCATGAATATGAGATATTTATCTGTTGTGGCACGTTCTTTATGGGCGTGTTATCGCATGTATCTATGaactcaaattttgatcaACCCAAAATTGTCCTAATCAAACAACTAACCCACACTAGCCAACGCGGTTTGTACCGAACCTTCACGGGACTAAAAAAAGATGAGAAAATACTAGAAACTTTGGTACATTCGTTGCAAAAATCGCACATACAAGTTATTTTCACATCATCATCCATTCCTATTTTCCTATCTAACTTACTTGTAAAGGCAAATATTACTTGTGTGGCGCATATATTGCCTAGTGAATTGGATAGGTTGGCTCAAGTAACCAAAAGTACATTGTATGAAAGTTTGATCGATGCATGTGAAGATACTATACAGTGTCAGTTGggcaaattattaatactGGGAGATCAGAGATATAGGCGGATAATTGCAGCAGAATGCGATTTCCGTATGGGCTTATCTATATTCACCAGCACACTTCTAGTTCCAATACTAGAAAAATTATTAGGCATAACATTTCGATTGTTTTCAGAGGAATTATTCATTAAGTCTATCAACGGCAGTATACTTCCCATTACATCTCTATCAACTATCCGCTTAGACGGGAATAATGACAATTGTTTAGGCTCCAATGagtttgataaaaatgactTATCACTGGAATTTTTTGGTACTAGAAAACTTAAATTGTGTGGAATGCAGCAATATACATTCATTGACAATACAAATGTGGACTTCATGATGCCATTAAAAACTTGGATAAAAGaattattgttaaattgtacTAGATTTGGTTGCCCATTTGACAATTCAGGATGCAATGGTAATTTATCAGAGCACACGCTCATATTCAGCAATCGTAAGCACAACGTTGAAATATCATTTGTGtacaattacaaattgttagCATTACCAGActccaatttttcaatatatattcaaagATGTTGTTACAATTGCAGTGAAATTACACCGAATAAGCCGTTTTGTTCCAATATAACTCTCTTAAACTTCTTAAAGACACTTTTGCACTTTAGAATTTTTACCCACAAATGCAAACGATATTCCCATTTGACTAAGCCAAATAACTCATTAATCAATCAATCTGGTACTTTAGATTGCGAAAATGGTGTTTTTAACGATCTTTTCATAGGTAATTCAAAGGAGTTACTGTTTTCACTTATTCCCGATGACATGAGGTCTACATTTCCATTTCGAATTTCGTTCAAACTATTGCCGTTTGAAAGTTATCAGTTTGTGCCCCTTGTTTCCAATCAATGTGATATTTCAGTTTTAGAAAATAACGAATCCATTTCTAAAGCCATGCCAATTCAAGAGTACCATGAAGCATGTCACCAGCAAAAAAAATATCCCtattttatatcaaaaagCCAGCCATACATACTTGAGTATATTGGATACAATATATACCTTCTTTATTTCCGGATTTACCCAGAATTCAATGGAATGGCTCATAAATTAGCCGAGGCTCCATCGCTAGAACTAATATACTCATTGCATTCGTATATCACAAAGTATATTTCTCacaaacaatttgacaaattggATTTCCTGAAAAATTTCCCATGTAAATGCAATGTGATTGAATTTAAACCAAAAAAATCAACCATACACCGTATGATGGATGATAACATAATTGACGACTGGATAGCACAGACAGGACTTCACGAAAACGTACATGATTATATTAAAGAGATTCGGGATAAAAAACTGGTTTTTATCTGTGAATTATCGATTCAATTGCCTGTAAAGGTTAGTAAATGTGGGAAATCAgatttcaaaaattctGCTCTAAGGCCTTGTGTGAATAGGGGTCATTGTATCAACTGTAACTGGCAGTGTTTCAGTTCCTGGCAGTCgttatacatttacaatttgatGTTGTTAGTTTACTCCCTGTCGCAGGAGTTTCAAGTTGATAGATTTTATGTCAATGAGGCCATGTGTGAACTTTATATCACACAGATAATTCAGTGTGAATTTGCTCTAAATTGGAATGAGGTGGaatttttggcaaaattatcacttgCTAAATTTTTTTCCAGCGACAagattaaaatatcaatccGTAAGATAAATTCAACTGGTTCTAGTAATGGGGGCAATGATTTAAAATCTCCTATTGGTTATTCGCGCGTCGGTagtaaatcaaatttaaataagGCTTATGACATTCTAAACGGGCTACGTGTGGAAGAAATTGTGAAGGGAGTTAATGTCATAGCGGAACCTCCTCCTGAGACTTCCAGGAGTGATTTGGGTTCGATACTTGCCAAATTTTTTTCTCAGGACAACAGCGATCCCATTAACATATCATTACCTGTGGGAAACATCAGTTGGAGTGGTGATAACAAACTAATGTTAATTTACTCAGTTAGAAGCAGGactaataataatatatcatttaaagTTAGGCAAACAATATTTTGCATGAATACTAGCTTTGATTACGATATATTTGACACGCCGCTTATACAGGTGTGTAAAACGACAATCTGCCATGGTAGTAAGAAATTTGCCATTGAAAATTTCTTCGGCCAGCAG TTTTCCCAGCTTCGATCTTCATACGGTATAACCCCTAACCAATTCATCAAGtcaatttgcaaattgGAGAGGAAACATTCGACGGGCGGTAAAAGTGGAGCCCCTCTTTATATAACACATGATAGGAAGTATGTTATAAAGTTGCTTAATAAGCATGAATTGGAGTGTTTTGTGCAAAATGGTCTGAAGATGATCAATTATTTCAGTTCTAACCGAAATACACTGTTATGTGTCCCCTTTAGTTGCATGAAAATAAACGTATTGTCTCCAAAGACTATATTGCTCAACAAAACtataaaatgtataatattacaaaatGTCGACCTTTGTAATGAATATTGCGCCCATGTATACGGGGAAAAGTTTAGTTTTGACTTGAAGGGCGTTGGATTGCACCGTTCAAACATcgaaaaaatatcatcgagtaattatatatcagGAGATTCATCCCACACAAATACTAGTGACAGTTTAAACGATTCACAGTCAATATTAGGAATATTTGACACGATAGGAATTGATGCTACTAAAGAATTTCTTGTAAAAAGTGTAAAAACAATGGGTAAAGTTAAGTCTTGGGAAACTGAGATATACTCACATCGCAGCGAAGAGTATGAAGATGATAGTCGGGATGTTGTTCTCTGGGATAGGAACTTTTTTGAATATACCAAAGGATGCCCATTGGTTCTGGAAGAGGCATTACCCAATTTAATAGACCAG ATTGATCGGGACACAAAATTACTATCAGAATTAAACGTTGTAGATTATTCTATGCTTCTACACATTTATCCAAAGACAGGATTGCTCTGCATGAGCATTATAGATTACCTAAG GCCTTACACTTGGGATAAACAAGTCGAGACGATCGGCAAAAAATTGGCCAATATCACCAGTGGCGAGATGCCAACTGTTCTCTCCCCTCCAGAGTACATGAAGAGGTTCCAGCAGCAAGTagaaaaattgtttactAGCGGAATATCAAAGGGAGGCGctacaataaaattacagtTTGCCCAAATATTGTCTTCGCAAGTGGATAAACCACTAAATACTGTCAATGATGTACAAGCCAATTCCCTAGCGCCTACCATCTCAATGGACAGGTTCGTGGTTGGCAATATGAGTTTGGGAGGCAAATTTATATCGCCTACTTACAACCGTCTTTCCTTCATGGATCATCAGACGGCCTTACATTACAACGAATTTATCAACGAATAG